The Streptomyces sp. NBC_00510 genomic interval CCGGCTGGGGCAGGACGACCTGCCCGGCCTCCTCGACGGCGCCGACCTGGTCGTCGTACGGCTCCTCGGCGGACGCCGCGCCTGGGAGGAGGGCCTGGACGCGCTGCTCGCGGGGCCCCGGCCGGTGGTCGTGCTCACCGGTGAACAGGCCCCGGACGCACAGCTGATGGAGCTGTCCACCGTGCCCGTCGGCATCGCGGCCGAGGCCCACGCGTACCTCGCGCACGGCGGCCCGGCCAACCTGGAGCAGCTGGCCCGCTTCCTGTCCGACACGGTGCTGCTCACCGGCCACGGCTTCGAACCCCCCGCCTCCGCCCCCTCCTGGGGCAGGCTGGGGCGCGCCGCAACCGTCACCGACGGCCCGCTGGTCGCCGTCCTCTACTACCGGGCCCACCACATGAGCGGCAACACCGCCTTCGTGGAGGTCCTCTGCACCGCGATCGAGCAGGCCGGCGCCCGGGCGCTCCCGCTGTACGTGGCCTCGTTGCGCGCGCCCGAGCCCGAACTGCTCGACGCCCTGCGCGGTGTGGACGCCGTCGTCACCACGGTGCTCGCGGCCGGCGGCACCCGCCCGGCCGACGCCTCCGCGGGCGGCGACGAGGAGGCCTGGGACGCGGGTGCGCTCGCCTCGCTGGACGTGCCGGTGCTGCAGGCGCTCTGCCTGACCTCCTCCCGTGGGACGTGGGAGGGCAGCGACGAGGGCCTGTCCCCGATGGACGCCGCGACGCAGGTCGCCGTCCCCGAGTTCGACGGCCGGCTGATCACCGTCCCGTTCTCCTTCAAGGAGGTCGACGAGGACGGCCTGCCGGTCTACGCCGCCGACGCCGAGCGCGCCGCCCGCGTCGCGGGGATCGCCGTCCGCCACGCACGGCTTCGGCACATCCCGGTCGCGGAGCGCCGTCTGGCGCTCGTGCTGTCCGCGTACCCGACCAAGCACTCCCGCATCGGCAACGCGGTGGGCCTCGACACCCCCGCCAGCGCGGTCGCGCTGCTGCGCCGGCTGCGCGCCGAGGGCTGGGACTTCGGGCCCGGGCAGGAGATCCCGGGCCTGGTCTCCGGTGACGGCGACGAGCTGATCCGGGCCCTGATCGACGCGGGCGGCCACGACCAGGAGTGGCTGACCGAGGAGCAGCTGGCCGCCAACCCGGTGCGCATCCCTGCCGCCGACTACCGCCGCTGGTTCGCCGCGCTGCCGGGGGAGCTGCGGGACGCGGTCACGGAGCACTGGGGACCGCCGCCCGGCTCGATGTTCGTCGACACCAGCGCCAATCCCGAGGGCGACATCGTGCTGGCCGCGCTGCGCCGCGGCAACCTGCTGATCCTCATCCAGCCGCCGCGCGGCTTCGGCGAGAACCCGATCGCGATCTACCACGACCCGGACCTGCCGCCCTCCCACCACTACCTCGCCGCGTACCGCTGGATCGCCACCGCGCAGGCCGACGGCGGCTTCGGCGCCGACGCGATGATCCACCTGGGCAAGCACGGCAACCTGGAGTGGCTGCCCGGCAAGAACGCGGCCCTGTCCGCCGCCTGCGGTCCCGACGCGGCCCTCGGCGACCTGCCGCTGATCTACCCGTTCCTCGTCAACGACCCCGGCGAGGGCACCCAGGCCAAGCGCCGCGCGCACGCCACCCTCGTCGACCACCTGGTCCCTCCGATGGCCCGCGCGGACTCCTACGGCGACATCGCGCGTCTGGAGCAACTGCTCGACGAGCACGCCGCGATCGCCTCCATGGACCCGGCCAAGCTGCCCGCCGTCCGCGCGCAGATCTGGACGCTGATCCAGGCCGCCAAGCTCGACCACGACCTGGGCCTGGAGGACCGGCCGCACGACGCCGAGTTCGACGACTTCCTGCTCCACGTCGACGGCTGGCTCTGCGAGATCAAGGACGCCCAGATCCGCGACGGCCTGCACGTGCTGGGCCAGGCCCCCAGCGGAGCCGGGCGGGTCAACCTGGTGCTGGCCATCCTGCGCGCCCGGCAGATCTGGGGCGGTACGGCCGCGCTGCCGGGGCTGCGGGAGGCCCTGGGCCTGGACGAGTCCGCGGCCACCCGCGTGACAGCGGACGCGGCCGAGGAGCAGGCCCGCGCGCTGGTGCAGGCCATGGAGGACGCGGACTGGGCGCCGGAAGCCGTCGCCGAGGTCGCGGGGGGCCTGCCCGAGGACGTCGCCCGCGTGCTGGACTTCGCCGCCCGGCAGGTCGTGCCGCGGCTGGCCCGTACGACGGACGAGACCGAGGCCGTCGTGCACGCCC includes:
- the cobN gene encoding cobaltochelatase subunit CobN — encoded protein: MILLLSTSDTDLLSARAANAAGGAVPFRFANPARLGQDDLPGLLDGADLVVVRLLGGRRAWEEGLDALLAGPRPVVVLTGEQAPDAQLMELSTVPVGIAAEAHAYLAHGGPANLEQLARFLSDTVLLTGHGFEPPASAPSWGRLGRAATVTDGPLVAVLYYRAHHMSGNTAFVEVLCTAIEQAGARALPLYVASLRAPEPELLDALRGVDAVVTTVLAAGGTRPADASAGGDEEAWDAGALASLDVPVLQALCLTSSRGTWEGSDEGLSPMDAATQVAVPEFDGRLITVPFSFKEVDEDGLPVYAADAERAARVAGIAVRHARLRHIPVAERRLALVLSAYPTKHSRIGNAVGLDTPASAVALLRRLRAEGWDFGPGQEIPGLVSGDGDELIRALIDAGGHDQEWLTEEQLAANPVRIPAADYRRWFAALPGELRDAVTEHWGPPPGSMFVDTSANPEGDIVLAALRRGNLLILIQPPRGFGENPIAIYHDPDLPPSHHYLAAYRWIATAQADGGFGADAMIHLGKHGNLEWLPGKNAALSAACGPDAALGDLPLIYPFLVNDPGEGTQAKRRAHATLVDHLVPPMARADSYGDIARLEQLLDEHAAIASMDPAKLPAVRAQIWTLIQAAKLDHDLGLEDRPHDAEFDDFLLHVDGWLCEIKDAQIRDGLHVLGQAPSGAGRVNLVLAILRARQIWGGTAALPGLREALGLDESAATRVTADAAEEQARALVQAMEDADWAPEAVAEVAGGLPEDVARVLDFAARQVVPRLARTTDETEAVVHALNGGFVPAGPSGSPLRGLVNVLPTGRNFYSVDPKAVPSRLAWETGQALADSLLARYREDNDGTWPQSVGLSLWGTSAMRTAGDDVAEALALLGVRPVWDDASRRVTGVEAVPAKELGRPRVDVTLRISGFFRDAFPHVVGLLDDAVRLAAGLDEPDEVNFVRAHTRADLAAHGDERRATTRIFGSRPGTYGAGLLQLIDSRDWRSDADLAEVYTVWGGYAYGRGLDGRPAREEMETAYRRIAVAAKNTDTREHDIADSDDYYQYHGGMVATVRALTGRSPEAYIGDSTRPETVRTRSLAEETSRVFRARVVNPRWIEAMRRHGYKGAFELAATVDYLFGYDATTGVVADWMYDKLARTYVLDPENRAFLQEANPWALHGMAERLLEAESRGMWAEPDPEVVAQLRQAFLETEGDLEGGPQADTA